One Microcaecilia unicolor chromosome 4, aMicUni1.1, whole genome shotgun sequence genomic region harbors:
- the RHOG gene encoding rho-related GTP-binding protein RhoG, with product MQSIKCVVVGDGAVGKTCLLICYTTNAFPKEYIPTVFDNYSAQNTVDGRTVSLNLWDTAGQEEYDRLRTLSYPQTNVFIICFSIASPPSYENVKHKWYPEVCHHCPNVPILLVGTKKDLRTNPEALKKLKEQNQVPITTQQGISLSKQIHAVKYLECSALNQDGIKEVFMESVRAVLNPTPVKPKKTCVLL from the coding sequence ATGCAGAGTATtaagtgtgtggtggtgggagaTGGTGCAGTGGGTAAAACATGCCTGCTGATCTGTTATACAACCAATGCCTTCCCAAAAGAATACATCCCTACTGTCTTTGACAATTACAGTGCCCAGAACACAGTGGATGGCAGGACTGTTAGCCTAAATCTGTGGGACACAGCAGGCCAAGAGGAGTATGACCGACTACGGACACTTTCCTACCCTCAGACCAACGTCTTCATCATCTGTTTCTCCATCGCTAGTCCACCATCCTATGAAAACGTCAAACACAAATGGTACCCAGAAGTATGCCACCACTGCCCTAATGTGCCTATTCTCTTGGTGGGCACTAAGAAAGATCTAAGAACCAACCCAGAGGCCTTGAAAAAGCTGAAGGAGCAGAATCAAGTGCCCATCACCACACAGCAGGGGATCAGCCTTTCCAAGCAGATTCATGCCGTCAAGTACCTGGAGTGCTCTGCCCTGAACCAGGACGGCATAAAAGAAGTCTTTATGGAGTCTGTGCGGGCTGTTCTGAATCCTACCCCAGTCAAGCCTAAAAAGACCTGCGTGCTCTTGTGA